Within Felis catus isolate Fca126 chromosome A1, F.catus_Fca126_mat1.0, whole genome shotgun sequence, the genomic segment GCTTGCCAGGGCCGCCGAACAAAATTCCCAACGGAGATGTCTGCTGCATCCCCCCCGGTACCTTGGACAAGGCTCCAGCACAGCCTCTGATGCACAGACCTGAAAAAGACAGGTGTCTCCAGGCAGGACCTCGGGAACGAGTTCGGTTTAATGAGAAAGTGCAGTACCATGGCTACTGTCCGGACTGCGACCCCCGGTATAACATAAAAAACAGGGAGGTCCACTTACACAGCGAACCTGTCCACCCACCAGGAAAGCTTcctcacccaggccccccgcttcctcctccaccccacctccctcctttccccctaGAGAATGGGGGACTGGGAATAAGCCACAGTCACAGCTTCCCCCCTCTCAGACCTGCAACTGTGCCTCCTTCCACTGCACCAAAACCACAGAAGACGATCTTGAGGAAATCAACCACTACCACAGTGTGATGTATGCCATTTCAAAaactttttgtgctttttttttaatttctatattataaacataaaataataagtaagGAGCACTTTCTACTCAAGCAATAAAAAGCCCAAATATGTTAATTCTGCATTCAGCAAAGTGGCATAAAAAAACCACCTGGTAAGTATGCCGTGTGTTGTTTCTATCCCAGGTTTACGTTATCTAAAAAGTTGCATCACCAGAAACCACAGAACCATGAAAAGGCtgaatatggtgtgtgtgtgtgtgtgtgtgtgtgtgtttaactgaCCTGTGATAAACAGTGACCTGCAGGTTTCAAATAGTTTGGTTTACTATAAGAGATGGAATTAGATTCATTTTATTCATGCCTAACTCATCTATGCATTAATAACATATCACCCCCCCCAACTTTGACCCGATGCTTTTTAGGAAGAAATTTTAATACTGAAGgactattttgttattttttttctaaagatgttTGTCACTAGTTTTACATTATTAAATGCTGAGAACAATaccaaaaagtttattttctatactATACAATTATATGTTCAAGCTACCTATGTAATGAAAGATTTTGTCTGTGGAAATGTCATGTGTCAATAAACAACAGTACATAATGGCAAAATCAGATGTTCCTCAGAATTAAAATGCAGCAGTGGTTCATTTCATCCCTACTCATTTCACCGAAATGGGTAGCTATTCTGACAGAGTGTGGAGAAGATTACAGTGAGCATATGCCAGAATTTTCCAAGTTCATTATCATAGTCAGGTCATAAATAGTACTTCACGCATTTTCATAGGATGTATTGTGGTCCCCCCAAGACCGTATATGGAGTGTCCCGTTGACCCAGTACATGGCCAAGCCCTCCTCACACTGAGCATTCCTCCAGGACATACCATAAACCAGTATGTTGAAGCAGTGGGATGGTTTGCCTCCTGCATCAGCAAGCTCTCTGCCTTCCAAGGAAATCGCTATTTATCAGATCTACAGCGTAAAATAAAGACGCTTCTGGAATAGGATGTTTTTAGTATCAGCCTTAACGCTGTTTCCCCTCAGAGTTGAAATATGTCAGGGGTCTTTGTCATATtttaggaggaagagaagaaatcctTCCCTCCTAACATCTTACAAAAGCCCTCTCTTAAGTCTAACTTGCCAGCTTACGTCACTTACCCATCCATGGACCACGTTAACTTCCCAACTACTGTGATGTGGACTGATTGGATATTTTGTGAACTAGAAATGAGCTTATCTGTCCTAGAATTATGAAAACAGGTGCATACCTGAACAAAAGTTGTCCATGACGTGGCAAGAGTAGAGGGATTCATCTTTGGTGGAAATTCGTTTATTGTGCAGCTTAATAAAGAATGCTTTAATCTTTTAGACTATCTGGCTTTTGATctcaaaactttaattttttgttgctaCAGGGAGATAGTCATATTTCTTTGTCGCCGTTTTCAAGCCGTATTATGGTAATTTGGAATCCTTTTTTTCACAACTTCCTTTTAAAAGATGATAGTATACCTTAGGcagattaacagaaaaaaaataggcattaCTTTTTGAAGGAACAATTTCATGAGTAAAAAAATAGAGGATGTCATGTCGCATATTTACTCAGcatgattttctttcctgtgtgtgttggCGATGAAGATAATGCAAGCAGAATAAAtccagtgttgttgttgttttttttttttccagaaagttacAGAACATAAGACCAATTA encodes:
- the PRR16 gene encoding protein Largen isoform X3; amino-acid sequence: MPEKVVDQIDTLTSDLQLEDEMTDSSKTDTLNSSSSGTTASSIEKIKVQANAPLIKPPAHPSAILTVLRKPNPPPPPPRLTPVKCDDPQRVVPAVNPLKTNGTLLRNGGLPGPPNKIPNGDVCCIPPGTLDKAPAQPLMHRPEKDRCLQAGPRERVRFNEKVQYHGYCPDCDPRYNIKNREVHLHSEPVHPPGKLPHPGPPLPPPPHLPPFPLENGGLGISHSHSFPPLRPATVPPSTAPKPQKTILRKSTTTTV
- the PRR16 gene encoding protein Largen isoform X2, whose amino-acid sequence is MRKSGRSLTRRTRGFSFQVVDQIDTLTSDLQLEDEMTDSSKTDTLNSSSSGTTASSIEKIKVQANAPLIKPPAHPSAILTVLRKPNPPPPPPRLTPVKCDDPQRVVPAVNPLKTNGTLLRNGGLPGPPNKIPNGDVCCIPPGTLDKAPAQPLMHRPEKDRCLQAGPRERVRFNEKVQYHGYCPDCDPRYNIKNREVHLHSEPVHPPGKLPHPGPPLPPPPHLPPFPLENGGLGISHSHSFPPLRPATVPPSTAPKPQKTILRKSTTTTV